Proteins encoded together in one Planctopirus ephydatiae window:
- a CDS encoding YheT family hydrolase, with amino-acid sequence MSPRWWLRSGHLQTIACGLWPVSEEPGDSLREVVELEDGDRLTVYANFPAENSPVNPSEIPLTVLLMPGLCGDHRSGLIRRLTSQLLRAGVSVVRMNHRGCGEQEILAQRPYHAGRTSDLLAAIDWWKQSPWAIDVSGRRRKIALCGISLSGNILLKTLGVAARELPAEVVAALAINPPIDLMQCVKQLSVGLNWIYDQFFVRRLYGELARRKDATRWPKELRRPQTLLEFDEFYTAPRSGFASAEEYYRLSSARSTLDQIELATTVLTARDDPLIPVSIFTDGQVRWSPSTRVVVARSGGHVGYFETRQGGKSGFWLDEFVAHWALRVAGGPVNRL; translated from the coding sequence ATGTCTCCCCGATGGTGGTTGAGAAGCGGGCACCTGCAAACCATTGCCTGCGGATTGTGGCCAGTTTCCGAGGAGCCGGGAGATTCTTTGCGTGAAGTGGTTGAGCTTGAGGATGGCGATCGACTGACTGTTTATGCGAATTTTCCCGCAGAAAATTCTCCTGTTAATCCCTCCGAGATCCCTTTGACTGTCCTCCTGATGCCTGGCCTGTGTGGAGATCATCGCAGTGGGCTGATCCGTCGATTGACCAGCCAGTTGCTTCGGGCAGGCGTTTCGGTCGTACGGATGAATCATCGCGGCTGTGGTGAACAAGAGATTCTGGCTCAAAGGCCCTACCATGCCGGGCGCACGTCTGATCTGCTGGCTGCTATCGACTGGTGGAAGCAATCCCCGTGGGCGATTGATGTCTCAGGAAGACGTCGTAAAATCGCGCTTTGCGGAATCTCGCTGAGCGGAAATATTTTGCTGAAAACATTGGGTGTAGCCGCTCGCGAGTTACCGGCAGAAGTCGTGGCGGCTCTGGCCATCAATCCACCAATTGATCTCATGCAGTGCGTGAAGCAGCTTTCCGTGGGATTGAACTGGATCTATGACCAGTTCTTTGTCAGGCGTCTCTATGGAGAACTTGCCAGGCGTAAAGATGCCACCCGCTGGCCAAAAGAACTGCGACGCCCCCAAACTCTCCTGGAGTTTGACGAATTCTATACGGCTCCCCGCAGTGGATTCGCCAGTGCCGAGGAGTACTACAGACTTTCCAGTGCCCGATCGACACTCGATCAGATTGAACTGGCCACGACCGTCCTGACAGCACGGGATGATCCTTTGATTCCTGTGTCGATTTTCACTGACGGGCAGGTTCGCTGGTCGCCTTCCACCCGGGTGGTCGTGGCCCGATCGGGAGGTCATGTCGGCTATTTCGAAACTCGTCAGGGTGGGAAAAGTGGCTTCTGGCTCGATGAGTTTGTGGCACATTGGGCACTCAGGGTGGCTGGCGGGCCGGTAAATCGACTTTAA
- the ychF gene encoding redox-regulated ATPase YchF has product MEAGIVGLPNVGKSTLFNALTCSKAAQSANYPFCTIEPNEGIVSVPDSRLERITKFIPPQKVIPAALKLVDIAGIVKGASEGQGLGNKFLSHIREVDAILQVVRCFEDPDVVHVAGDVNPLVDIETIEMELMLADMQTLDNSLPKAERAARTGDKEAKLRVDVIKKCTAHLATDQPLRKLEADENETKIIRSFGLMTAKPILYVANVDENDLLGEGPLVKQLQDFATKVGAEVVPVCAKLEAELAELDPADRAEMLESVGLKEPALALLARATYRTLGQQSYFTAGEKEVRAWTIPVGATAPQAAGVIHTDFEKGFIRAEIYTLADLEQYKTEKDIRAAGKLRVEGKTYIMQDGDICHFLVNS; this is encoded by the coding sequence ATGGAAGCGGGAATTGTCGGGCTCCCCAATGTCGGCAAGAGCACACTCTTCAATGCACTCACATGCTCGAAAGCCGCTCAAAGTGCAAACTACCCTTTTTGCACCATCGAGCCGAACGAAGGCATCGTCAGCGTCCCCGATTCCCGCCTCGAGCGGATCACCAAATTCATTCCACCGCAAAAGGTGATCCCCGCAGCCCTCAAGCTGGTTGATATTGCCGGTATCGTCAAAGGGGCCAGCGAAGGGCAGGGACTGGGTAACAAATTCCTGAGCCACATTCGCGAAGTCGACGCCATTCTCCAGGTGGTTCGCTGCTTCGAAGATCCGGATGTCGTGCACGTTGCGGGCGATGTCAACCCGCTGGTCGATATCGAAACGATCGAAATGGAATTGATGCTCGCCGATATGCAGACACTCGACAACTCGCTGCCTAAAGCCGAACGGGCAGCCCGCACGGGTGATAAAGAGGCCAAGCTACGTGTCGATGTCATCAAGAAGTGCACAGCTCACCTGGCCACTGATCAGCCACTGCGAAAGCTCGAAGCCGACGAGAACGAGACCAAGATCATCCGCTCATTCGGCTTAATGACAGCCAAGCCCATACTTTATGTGGCCAACGTCGACGAGAATGACCTTCTGGGCGAAGGGCCATTGGTCAAGCAGCTTCAGGATTTTGCCACTAAAGTCGGAGCAGAAGTGGTTCCCGTGTGCGCGAAGCTCGAAGCCGAGTTGGCTGAACTCGATCCAGCCGATCGAGCCGAAATGCTCGAATCCGTCGGTCTGAAAGAACCGGCTCTCGCTCTTCTAGCCCGGGCCACTTATCGCACGTTAGGCCAGCAGAGCTACTTTACTGCTGGTGAAAAGGAAGTGCGGGCCTGGACAATCCCCGTCGGCGCCACAGCTCCCCAGGCGGCTGGCGTGATCCACACCGACTTTGAAAAAGGCTTCATCCGGGCCGAAATTTACACACTGGCCGATCTTGAGCAGTACAAGACCGAAAAAGACATCCGCGCCGCGGGCAAACTGAGAGTCGAAGGCAAGACCTACATCATGCAGGACGGCGACATCTGCCACTTCCTGGTGAATTCGTAA
- a CDS encoding transthyretin-like family protein translates to MLIFTIIGISIGPKTFQYVPVRGRVTLNGVPAEKLTVIFAPVRNGRSALVGELSSAVTDSNGNFELRTAGTKVLGAVPGGHTVAIVSEVRDIDRDLILVKEYLPKKYHEETTLTFEVPYDGTDFANFELSIPELTKVKN, encoded by the coding sequence ATGCTGATTTTTACCATAATTGGCATTAGTATTGGTCCCAAAACGTTCCAATATGTGCCGGTTCGCGGAAGAGTGACGCTGAATGGTGTACCTGCCGAGAAATTGACCGTGATTTTCGCACCGGTGCGAAACGGCCGGTCTGCCCTGGTAGGTGAACTTTCATCTGCAGTTACTGATTCAAACGGCAATTTTGAACTACGTACTGCTGGCACGAAAGTGCTTGGTGCGGTTCCTGGTGGTCACACGGTCGCAATCGTCAGTGAAGTTCGAGATATTGATCGAGATCTCATCCTCGTGAAGGAGTATCTGCCCAAAAAGTATCACGAAGAGACGACTTTGACTTTTGAGGTGCCCTACGATGGCACTGATTTCGCGAATTTCGAGTTGAGTATCCCTGAGCTAACGAAAGTCAAGAATTGA
- the katG gene encoding catalase/peroxidase HPI produces the protein MTKHSWLRSMRRSMAVTALAASCGLLATSGLVTSADDKAAAKPGAPGGQCPVMGNVNPASARNTAAGAMSNRDWWPEQLNLAILHQNSAKSNPMGPNFSYAEEFSKLDLVAVKKDIKELLSTSQDWWPADFGNYGPLMIRMAWHSAGTYRITDGRGGAGYGTQRFAPLNSWPDNANLDKARRLLWPIKQKYGNKISWADLMILTGNVAIESMGGETLGFAGGREDVWEPQEDIYWGPESKWLGDNRYTGDRVLEKPLAAVQMGLIYVNPEGPDGKPDPLAAARDIRETFARMAMNDEETVALIAGGHTFGKAHGAATPEGNVGPAPEGAPIQEQGLGWKNTFGKGNGKDTITSGLEGAWTTTPTKWSNGYFDNLFGYEWELTKSPAGAWQWTPKEKAAQGTVPDAHDAKKSHAPMMFTTDIALKADPAYAKVSKKFHENPAEFKQAFAKAWYKLTHRDMGPVSRLLGPEVAAPQIWQDPVPAVNHELINAQDIDSLKGTILASELTIPQMVRTAWASASTFRGSDKRGGANGSRIRLAPQKDWKVNQPAELAKVLKVYQQIQKDFNSAQKTNKKVSLADLIVLGGCAGIEEAAKKAGNPVKVPFVPGRTDATAEMTDAESFVVLEPKADGFRNFFGHDLDRRGEELLVDRAQLLTLTAPEMTVLVGGMRVLDTNVGFPGMGVFTKNPGTLTNDFFVNLLDMNTTWQTSPMCEHFFEGRDRKTGQVKWTASSVDLVFGSNSQLRAISEVYASADGKQKFLNDFVAAWTKVMNLDRFDLDPKLKKTNVQAALGQR, from the coding sequence ATGACGAAGCATTCATGGTTGAGATCGATGCGACGGTCAATGGCAGTCACGGCACTGGCGGCGTCGTGTGGTTTGCTGGCGACCAGCGGGCTGGTGACAAGTGCTGATGATAAGGCGGCTGCTAAGCCAGGTGCACCCGGCGGTCAATGCCCCGTCATGGGGAATGTGAATCCGGCTTCTGCCCGGAATACCGCCGCTGGAGCCATGTCGAATCGCGATTGGTGGCCCGAACAATTGAATCTGGCGATTCTGCATCAGAACTCGGCGAAGAGTAACCCTATGGGGCCAAACTTCAGCTATGCAGAAGAATTCAGCAAACTTGATCTGGTGGCTGTGAAGAAGGACATCAAGGAACTTCTCTCGACATCGCAGGATTGGTGGCCCGCTGACTTTGGCAATTATGGCCCTTTGATGATTCGTATGGCCTGGCACAGTGCCGGTACTTATCGAATTACCGATGGCCGGGGTGGTGCAGGTTACGGCACACAGCGATTTGCTCCACTCAACAGTTGGCCTGATAATGCCAACCTGGATAAAGCCCGCCGCCTGCTCTGGCCCATCAAGCAGAAGTATGGCAACAAGATCTCGTGGGCCGACCTGATGATTCTCACAGGGAATGTGGCCATTGAATCGATGGGTGGCGAAACACTCGGGTTTGCCGGTGGTCGTGAAGATGTCTGGGAACCTCAAGAAGATATTTATTGGGGCCCCGAATCCAAGTGGCTGGGTGATAATCGGTATACGGGTGATCGCGTTCTCGAAAAACCCTTGGCAGCCGTACAGATGGGGCTGATTTATGTGAATCCCGAAGGCCCCGATGGCAAGCCTGATCCATTGGCGGCGGCTCGTGACATTCGTGAAACATTTGCTCGCATGGCGATGAACGATGAAGAGACCGTCGCTCTGATTGCTGGCGGCCATACGTTCGGCAAAGCTCACGGCGCAGCCACGCCGGAAGGAAACGTGGGCCCTGCACCGGAAGGTGCCCCTATTCAGGAGCAAGGTCTGGGCTGGAAGAACACCTTCGGTAAAGGAAATGGAAAAGACACCATCACCAGTGGTCTGGAAGGTGCCTGGACGACGACGCCTACAAAATGGTCGAACGGTTACTTCGATAACCTGTTTGGCTACGAATGGGAATTGACTAAGAGCCCTGCGGGTGCCTGGCAATGGACACCCAAAGAAAAGGCAGCACAGGGGACTGTCCCCGATGCTCATGATGCCAAAAAGTCTCACGCTCCCATGATGTTCACGACGGACATCGCTCTGAAGGCCGATCCTGCCTATGCAAAGGTCTCGAAGAAGTTTCATGAGAATCCTGCCGAGTTCAAGCAGGCATTTGCCAAGGCCTGGTATAAGCTGACTCACCGCGATATGGGGCCAGTCAGCCGTCTGCTGGGGCCTGAAGTGGCTGCACCACAGATCTGGCAGGATCCTGTGCCTGCAGTGAATCATGAGTTGATTAATGCTCAGGATATTGATTCGCTCAAGGGGACGATTCTTGCTTCCGAACTGACCATTCCTCAAATGGTGAGAACCGCCTGGGCCTCGGCTTCGACCTTCCGAGGTAGCGACAAGCGTGGTGGAGCCAATGGGTCCCGTATTCGCTTGGCTCCTCAGAAAGACTGGAAAGTTAATCAACCTGCTGAACTGGCCAAGGTACTGAAGGTTTATCAGCAGATCCAGAAGGACTTCAACTCGGCTCAGAAGACCAATAAGAAAGTTTCACTCGCTGATCTGATTGTGCTGGGTGGTTGTGCCGGGATTGAAGAAGCGGCCAAGAAGGCTGGTAATCCCGTGAAAGTTCCTTTCGTGCCAGGACGGACTGATGCCACGGCTGAAATGACGGATGCGGAATCCTTTGTAGTACTCGAACCTAAGGCCGATGGCTTCCGGAACTTCTTCGGGCATGACCTGGACCGCCGGGGTGAAGAACTGCTGGTTGATCGGGCTCAACTGTTGACACTGACTGCACCGGAAATGACAGTGCTGGTCGGTGGCATGCGAGTGCTCGACACCAATGTGGGATTCCCGGGCATGGGCGTCTTCACGAAGAATCCTGGAACTCTCACCAACGATTTCTTTGTGAATCTGCTGGATATGAATACCACCTGGCAGACCTCGCCCATGTGTGAGCACTTCTTTGAAGGACGCGACCGCAAGACGGGACAGGTCAAATGGACGGCATCATCGGTCGATCTGGTCTTTGGCTCGAACTCACAGTTGAGAGCAATTTCGGAAGTTTACGCCAGTGCCGATGGCAAGCAGAAGTTCTTGAATGACTTCGTCGCGGCATGGACCAAGGTGATGAATCTGGATCGCTTCGATCTCGATCCCAAGCTGAAAAAGACCAATGTCCAGGCAGCTCTCGGACAAAGATAG
- a CDS encoding DUF1559 domain-containing protein — protein MMTLFSVSSGRRWDRHGFTLIELLVVIAIIAVLIALLLPAVQQAREAARRTQCRNNLKQLGLALHNYHSTHEVFPPGVLYPAVSTNLNLEGTRRNGVGWGTFLLPYVDQAPLYNRFDFLAPWTAISGLPRTVLPVFVCPSDTGPAINPWYSDASNLAHGAATEDQRLAKSNYVACTGANPNNTSIYSRGSTTAGVSHYQSATKIAYVLDGTSNTIYLGERDCVRTRGTPPNNSGGALWVGAPQVAIAAGIQHNHARVPDTLASVTLWNPNTGSYPTDIFNSQHVGGSHFLMCDGSVRFASQNMDWQTLSWLARKADNNAVGDW, from the coding sequence ATGATGACTCTGTTTTCTGTCAGTTCGGGAAGACGTTGGGACCGCCACGGCTTCACTCTCATTGAACTTCTGGTGGTGATCGCCATTATCGCGGTACTCATTGCCCTACTGCTGCCTGCGGTTCAGCAAGCCCGTGAGGCTGCGCGAAGAACCCAGTGCCGTAACAATTTGAAGCAACTAGGGTTGGCTCTGCATAACTATCATTCAACTCATGAAGTATTCCCACCTGGAGTCCTTTATCCAGCTGTTTCCACGAATCTCAATCTGGAGGGGACACGGCGTAATGGGGTGGGCTGGGGAACATTTTTACTCCCCTATGTGGATCAGGCACCGCTCTACAATCGATTTGACTTTCTGGCACCATGGACTGCCATTAGTGGGCTCCCTCGGACGGTACTCCCTGTTTTTGTCTGTCCCTCAGATACAGGCCCAGCGATCAATCCGTGGTACTCTGACGCCTCGAATCTTGCTCATGGAGCAGCAACAGAAGATCAACGGCTTGCGAAATCAAACTATGTGGCTTGTACAGGAGCAAACCCTAACAATACCTCTATTTATTCGCGTGGTTCGACGACTGCCGGTGTTTCCCACTATCAGAGCGCAACGAAGATCGCATATGTACTCGATGGGACAAGCAATACCATCTATCTCGGTGAGCGGGACTGTGTTCGAACACGCGGGACTCCACCCAACAACTCCGGAGGCGCACTTTGGGTCGGAGCACCGCAAGTAGCTATTGCTGCTGGAATTCAACACAACCACGCTCGAGTCCCTGATACGTTGGCGAGCGTTACCCTTTGGAACCCTAATACAGGATCTTATCCCACGGATATTTTTAACAGCCAACATGTGGGTGGTTCTCACTTCCTCATGTGTGACGGGTCAGTAAGATTCGCAAGTCAAAACATGGATTGGCAAACACTCAGTTGGCTGGCTCGTAAGGCTGATAACAATGCCGTGGGTGATTGGTAA
- a CDS encoding glycine--tRNA ligase: MTQYSMDKIVALAKRRGLMFQSSEIYGGLNGFWDYGPLGVELKRNVRQAWWDDMITRHDELSIPASAPSTFDMVGVETSIIMHPQVWKVSGHFDLFCDKMVDCKESRKRYRLDHVKGRWIESVKRVQGEIPEGATPERVFITTMAEIDERNDDIEKKALQYFGLRSKDAGKLKFVSEIESLPPVEQFIDVIAPDARSKATLTTPRDFNLMFKTTLGALGTEDDAAFLRPETAQGMFVNFKNVCDSSRVKIPFGIAQIGKSFRNEITPRNFTFRSREFEQMEMEFFCHPKDSLAWYTYWRDRRYKWYTDLGISSDKLILREHTHEELAHYSVGTADVEYAFPFLPAGEYGELEGVAHRGDFDLRSHSQGKLRKEGNELVVEAGADGKPKYLGSGKDLSYFDDQSRERFLPHVIEPAAGCDRATLAFLCEAYHEDKQPDEKGEMQERVVLKLHPRLAPVKVAIFPLIKKDGMPEKAAEIYREFKRAGITAAYDQQAAIGRRYRRMDEIGTPYCITVDGDTMSADTVTIRNRDTLEQIRLPVKEVVDHIAKLVR; encoded by the coding sequence TTGGGATTACGGTCCGCTGGGTGTCGAACTGAAGCGAAATGTTCGCCAGGCCTGGTGGGATGACATGATCACCCGCCATGACGAGCTCTCGATTCCTGCCAGTGCTCCTTCGACCTTCGATATGGTGGGTGTCGAGACATCGATCATCATGCACCCGCAAGTCTGGAAGGTTTCGGGACACTTCGACCTCTTCTGCGACAAAATGGTTGATTGCAAAGAATCACGCAAGCGATATCGGCTCGATCATGTGAAGGGCCGCTGGATTGAAAGCGTTAAGCGAGTGCAGGGCGAAATCCCCGAAGGTGCGACTCCCGAGCGTGTTTTCATCACGACGATGGCCGAAATCGATGAGCGGAATGACGATATCGAAAAGAAAGCCCTGCAGTACTTCGGGCTGCGCAGTAAAGACGCTGGCAAATTGAAGTTCGTCTCGGAAATCGAATCGTTGCCACCGGTCGAGCAGTTCATTGATGTCATTGCTCCCGATGCCCGCAGCAAGGCGACATTAACCACGCCACGCGACTTCAACCTGATGTTCAAGACCACACTGGGGGCTTTGGGGACCGAAGACGATGCCGCCTTCCTTCGTCCCGAAACCGCTCAGGGGATGTTCGTCAACTTCAAAAACGTCTGCGATTCGAGCCGGGTCAAAATTCCGTTTGGTATTGCCCAGATTGGGAAGAGCTTCCGTAACGAGATCACTCCTCGCAACTTCACCTTCCGCTCGCGAGAGTTCGAGCAGATGGAAATGGAATTCTTCTGTCATCCGAAGGATTCTCTGGCCTGGTACACCTACTGGCGCGACCGCCGCTACAAGTGGTACACCGATCTGGGCATTTCGAGCGATAAGCTCATTCTTCGCGAGCATACTCACGAAGAGCTGGCGCACTATTCAGTGGGAACAGCCGATGTGGAATACGCCTTTCCATTTTTGCCGGCCGGTGAATATGGAGAGTTGGAAGGGGTCGCCCATCGCGGCGATTTCGACCTGCGATCGCACTCTCAGGGCAAGCTCCGCAAAGAGGGGAACGAACTTGTCGTCGAAGCAGGGGCCGACGGCAAACCCAAATACCTGGGAAGTGGCAAGGATCTTTCGTACTTCGATGACCAGTCGCGCGAGCGGTTCCTCCCCCATGTTATTGAACCAGCTGCTGGCTGTGACCGTGCCACACTCGCATTTCTCTGTGAAGCCTATCATGAAGACAAACAGCCGGATGAAAAGGGCGAGATGCAAGAGCGTGTCGTGCTGAAACTGCACCCACGGCTCGCACCCGTCAAGGTCGCGATTTTCCCGCTGATCAAGAAAGACGGCATGCCCGAAAAAGCAGCCGAGATTTACCGCGAATTCAAGCGGGCCGGGATTACTGCGGCTTACGACCAGCAGGCCGCCATTGGCCGACGTTATCGCCGCATGGATGAAATCGGCACCCCCTACTGCATCACAGTCGATGGCGACACAATGTCCGCCGACACAGTCACCATCCGCAACCGCGATACCCTGGAACAGATCCGCCTGCCAGTGAAGGAAGTCGTCGATCACATCGCCAAACTGGTGCGATAA
- the miaB gene encoding tRNA (N6-isopentenyl adenosine(37)-C2)-methylthiotransferase MiaB yields the protein MSTLPIITLPTQASSSGGCEGTSTGSLNVATLYSHNSAAAASGDSGSDAPRIETSTAISPDEQGAPGQRDHNGKLYIETVGCQMNMLDSELVVAALRREGYELTSQPDDADTILFNTCSVREHAEHKIYSALGRLKHARKQRPQQVIGVMGCMAQKDQSLIFDRAPHVDIVVGTGQMAEIPGLIKNARKDRERALAVSLDRKAGTRREVSASFQSYDPLREPEMRPSPYQAFVRIMFGCDKFCTYCVVPMTRGPEQSRLPSEILAEVAHLAGQGVKEVTLLGQTVNSYKCVENGKTWRLSDLLAAMHETPGMLRFKFVTSYPRDMTDDLLIALRDLPKCSHYIHVPLQHGCDDVLSRMKRGYTTAHYREMHQRIKEYLPYSAVSSDFIVGFCGETEESHQKSLEAIREYRFKNSFIFKYSERPGTKAQSLFQDDIPDEVKKRRNQELLELQNEISEEDNAAFIGREVEVLVEGPSKNAIKKADSSLKEQLTGRTRCDRIVVFDGNPRLAGSLAQVVVHDVTPTTLVGSIVTREIQHGSSSLLPILV from the coding sequence ATGTCGACGCTTCCCATTATCACATTGCCTACACAAGCATCATCGAGCGGTGGCTGCGAAGGTACTTCTACAGGTTCTCTTAACGTCGCTACTTTGTACTCCCATAATTCAGCCGCTGCAGCCAGCGGAGATTCGGGGAGCGATGCTCCCAGAATTGAAACAAGCACTGCAATCAGTCCTGATGAGCAAGGTGCGCCAGGTCAGCGAGACCATAACGGGAAGCTCTACATCGAAACCGTTGGCTGCCAGATGAATATGCTCGACAGTGAGCTGGTCGTGGCTGCTCTGCGGCGTGAGGGATACGAACTCACCAGCCAACCCGACGATGCCGATACGATTCTCTTCAATACCTGCAGTGTGCGTGAGCACGCTGAGCATAAAATCTATAGCGCTCTGGGTCGCCTGAAGCATGCCCGCAAGCAGCGACCTCAGCAGGTCATTGGTGTGATGGGCTGTATGGCTCAGAAGGATCAATCGCTGATTTTTGATCGGGCTCCGCATGTGGACATCGTCGTGGGAACTGGCCAGATGGCCGAAATCCCCGGACTCATTAAAAACGCTCGGAAAGATCGCGAGCGGGCATTGGCCGTGAGTCTTGATCGTAAGGCGGGCACACGCCGGGAAGTGAGTGCCAGCTTTCAGAGCTACGATCCTTTGCGAGAGCCAGAGATGCGGCCATCGCCCTATCAGGCCTTCGTGCGGATTATGTTTGGTTGCGACAAATTCTGCACCTATTGCGTGGTGCCCATGACGCGCGGGCCGGAGCAGAGCCGTTTGCCGTCAGAAATTCTGGCCGAAGTGGCTCATCTGGCGGGGCAAGGTGTTAAAGAGGTGACGCTTCTGGGTCAGACGGTCAACAGCTACAAATGCGTCGAAAATGGCAAAACTTGGCGACTTTCGGATCTGCTGGCAGCCATGCACGAAACCCCCGGCATGCTGCGCTTCAAGTTTGTCACCAGCTATCCGCGAGACATGACCGATGATTTGCTGATCGCCTTGCGAGACCTGCCCAAATGCAGTCATTACATCCATGTTCCACTGCAGCATGGCTGTGACGACGTTCTCTCCCGCATGAAACGAGGCTACACCACTGCCCACTATCGCGAGATGCATCAGCGGATCAAGGAATATCTCCCGTACTCGGCTGTCTCGAGTGACTTTATTGTCGGCTTTTGTGGTGAGACAGAAGAAAGCCATCAAAAGAGTCTGGAGGCGATTCGCGAATACCGCTTTAAGAACAGTTTCATTTTCAAGTACAGCGAACGACCGGGAACGAAAGCCCAGTCACTCTTCCAGGACGACATTCCCGATGAGGTGAAAAAGCGTCGAAATCAGGAACTGCTGGAACTTCAAAACGAGATCAGCGAAGAAGACAACGCGGCATTCATCGGGCGGGAAGTGGAAGTCCTGGTCGAAGGGCCCAGTAAGAATGCCATCAAGAAAGCCGACAGTTCGCTCAAAGAGCAGCTCACCGGCCGCACACGCTGTGACCGCATCGTGGTCTTCGACGGTAATCCCAGGCTGGCGGGTAGTCTGGCGCAGGTGGTGGTTCACGATGTCACACCAACCACACTGGTGGGTTCGATTGTGACTCGGGAAATTCAACACGGCAGCAGTTCGCTGCTGCCGATTCTGGTTTAG
- a CDS encoding LysR family transcriptional regulator, translated as MDLDQLRYFLQVAREGSFTRAAETLHISQPALSRSIQKLEEEFGRPVFERKTRSVELTDAGQLLQSRAQQVLSILDDTKSELMDDGESGRVRIGAIPTIAPYFLPTVLRRFSQKFPRATVFVQESTTDVLLKSCTQGEIDLAVLALPVPAKYLEVEELFEEELLLVLPTDHPLVEKDKIRVADVEPFPFVLLDEAHCLSDNIVSFCRQRSFQPVAVERISQLAMVQELVSLSHGISMIPAMARQLDQSDRRVYRSFAGKKPTRTVAVAWNPYRFQSRLLEAFRECLRQ; from the coding sequence ATGGATCTGGATCAGTTAAGATATTTTCTGCAGGTGGCTCGTGAAGGAAGTTTCACCAGAGCTGCTGAAACACTCCATATTTCTCAACCAGCCCTCAGCCGCTCGATTCAAAAGCTGGAAGAAGAGTTTGGTCGCCCAGTCTTTGAGCGCAAAACTCGATCTGTCGAACTGACCGATGCGGGCCAGTTGCTGCAATCGCGGGCCCAGCAGGTCCTCTCCATATTAGACGACACCAAATCGGAATTGATGGATGATGGAGAAAGTGGCCGGGTCCGCATCGGTGCCATTCCCACCATTGCACCCTATTTTCTACCAACTGTTCTCCGCCGTTTCTCCCAAAAATTTCCTCGGGCGACGGTCTTCGTGCAGGAGAGCACGACCGATGTCCTGTTGAAAAGTTGCACGCAGGGAGAAATCGACCTCGCTGTCCTCGCACTTCCTGTCCCGGCCAAGTATCTCGAAGTCGAAGAACTTTTTGAGGAAGAATTACTGCTGGTGCTGCCGACAGATCATCCCCTGGTTGAGAAAGACAAGATCCGGGTGGCAGACGTGGAGCCTTTCCCCTTTGTTCTGCTCGATGAGGCTCACTGCCTCTCGGATAACATCGTCTCCTTTTGTCGCCAACGATCTTTTCAACCTGTGGCGGTCGAACGTATCAGTCAATTGGCCATGGTGCAGGAACTGGTCTCTCTTTCACACGGCATCTCGATGATCCCGGCTATGGCGCGGCAACTCGATCAGAGTGACCGTCGTGTCTATCGTTCGTTTGCCGGGAAAAAACCGACCCGCACAGTCGCCGTCGCATGGAACCCTTATCGCTTCCAGAGTCGCTTACTGGAAGCATTTCGTGAATGCCTGAGGCAGTGA